Below is a genomic region from Henckelia pumila isolate YLH828 chromosome 3, ASM3356847v2, whole genome shotgun sequence.
GTAATCAACTCCGTTTACATGACAAGATGCCATTCTCCTGTTCCATGTCTCAATGATAAGAAATCTTTGTTCTCTATTAATGTTGTCAAATATGAGTCACTGATTAAAAGGATTTTGCACGTTTTATCTGTATCTATTTACGTCCACTGGTGCATGATTAAGTAACTGCCACCATCATTATCTTTCTTTCTGTTTTCTTATACATCAGCTTCACGTCCACTCATCTAACATGTGGAAATAACTTCCATGAACCTTGTGTGTCAAGTTCATCAATCCCAGgttcgttttttttttcctcgAGTTTTTTTGGCGACATACCTtgcttttgtttcaaaaatgaTTCCTGTACTGGAATAAATAAAAGAGGAAACTGAGCTTCTCAATAATATCAATGCAGCATCTAACAAAAGTTCAAAAGTTCAGCTTGCTATTACCATTGTAAGCGTTGGTGCATTTTCCCTCTTTCTACTCGGGGCTGTAGTTATATGTCGACAGGCACATAAACTCAGGGATGATATATTTGTTGATGTGTCTGGTACATTTTACTTCTCCTTCCTCTTTTCTATGTTTTTCTTGGCCTTTAATTGAAGTTCATGATTATCACGTTTCATATCATTCGATATTTATGGAAAAAACTCACTAGTAGTTTTATGACCATATGGTGATGCAGTATTTTATGAGTTCCATGACTATTTCTAGTTTTTATGCAAACATTTCCCAGTTCAGGGTATCTCAGCAAGAATATATACATTAGATTGAAATTGATAAATATGTTTATGAAGTTAGagagtaaattatttaaaattgataactaGACAATAGTTACAGCATTAAAATTACTCTTGGGATAAATTTCACGACTAAAAAGATAAAATTCTcacattttctaaaaaattattGAGTTCTGTTGAACGGTCTGTAATAACATGTAACCACCACCTTCTCTTACATATGGTTGTTGTGCAGGTGAAGATGAGAGTAAAATCTCCCTTGGGCAGCTCAAAAGGTTTTCGTTACGTGAAATGCAGCTTGCTACTGATAATTTCAGCGAAAGTAATATAATTGGTCAAGGGGGCTTTGGGAGAGTGTACAAAGGAATCCTTATGGATAACACCCGAGTTGCTGTGAAACGTCTCATGGATTATCATAGTCCGGGTGGAGAGGCTGCATTTCTGAGGGAAGTTCATCTGATAAGCGTTGCAGTACACAAGAACTTGCTTCGGTTGATTGGATTTTGTACAACTTACACTGAGAGAATTCTTGTTTATCCATTTATGCAAAACCTCAGCGTTGCTTATCGCTTGAGAGGTAATAGGACCAGAATTTTGATATAGAGGAGACAATGAATTATTGCATGTATAATACCTAAGGAAAATAGAGGGGAATTTTTGGATGATTCGACACCTTTTTCCTTGAATTTGCTAGATCTAAAGCCCGGAGAGAAAGGTCTGGACTGGCCAACAAGAAAACAAATAGCTTTCGGTGCTGCTCATGGCCTTGAATACCTTCACGAACATTGCAATCCGAGGATTATTCATCGTGATGTAAAGGCTGCAAATATTCTGCTTGATGATGACTTTGAAGCTGTCCTTGGAGATTTTGGGTTGGCTAAATTAGTGGACACCAAACTAACACACATCACGACTCGAGTACGTGGGACAATGGGACATATTGCTCCTGAGTATTTGTCCACTGGAAAGTCTTCCGAGAAGACCGATGTTTTTGGCTATGGTATTACACTTCTTGAGCTTGTAACTGGCCAGCGGGCGATAGATTTTTCTCGACTTGAAGAAGATGAGGATGTTCTCCTGCTGGATCATGTAAGCTCATTCTCCCCATTATTTTCTTGGCACTCACCTGCATATATAAACTTTACTATGTTGTGTTGTCCATTTTCTCCTAATTCTCTAATCTGACATAATCCTAGATCAAAAAACTGCTACGAGAAAAACGGCTTGAGGACATAGTGGACGAGAACTTGAAC
It encodes:
- the LOC140886245 gene encoding probable LRR receptor-like serine/threonine-protein kinase At5g63710; the encoded protein is MAEAFFIMHLPLTQYINIVLLFFMFISCYASNKPDVEGEALVEFLEALNDSNHRITDWNNFFVSPCFSWSHVACTNGNVVSLSLASNGFSGTLSPSITKLNFLVSLDLQNNNLSGVLPDFLSSMSRLQNLNLAHNSFSGSIPESWGELSSLKHLVMRGNNLSGSIPESLVKITGLKEVDVSWNNLTGTIPKELFSIPIFNFTSTHLTCGNNFHEPCVSSSSIPASNKSSKVQLAITIVSVGAFSLFLLGAVVICRQAHKLRDDIFVDVSGEDESKISLGQLKRFSLREMQLATDNFSESNIIGQGGFGRVYKGILMDNTRVAVKRLMDYHSPGGEAAFLREVHLISVAVHKNLLRLIGFCTTYTERILVYPFMQNLSVAYRLRDLKPGEKGLDWPTRKQIAFGAAHGLEYLHEHCNPRIIHRDVKAANILLDDDFEAVLGDFGLAKLVDTKLTHITTRVRGTMGHIAPEYLSTGKSSEKTDVFGYGITLLELVTGQRAIDFSRLEEDEDVLLLDHIKKLLREKRLEDIVDENLNSFDPKEVETVLQVAMLCTQGSPEDRPTMAQVVCMLQGVGLAERWAEWEQLEETRNQEFSLMSHKLIWAEDSTQDQEAVQLSQAR